The following coding sequences are from one Gemmatimonadota bacterium window:
- a CDS encoding paraquat-inducible protein A, producing MSLRNRLAIALAIGSVILLWPGLVKPALTIRATMEMFGQTRELSNETRSVVGAVRSLHQSGNDFVAGLIVVFSILIPVTKAALLIPIFTLRNAAQRIRLFRFVRAISKWSMADVFAVGMLIALLAAKGTANLSAVAGQGFYFFAAYCLVSNLAFQLLELDDPQATSSA from the coding sequence TCCTGCTCTGGCCCGGCCTTGTCAAGCCGGCGCTGACGATTCGCGCCACGATGGAGATGTTCGGCCAGACGCGCGAGCTGTCGAACGAGACGCGGAGCGTCGTCGGCGCGGTGCGGAGCCTGCACCAGTCGGGCAACGACTTCGTGGCCGGGCTGATCGTGGTATTCAGCATCCTGATCCCGGTGACGAAGGCGGCGCTACTGATCCCGATCTTCACGCTGCGCAACGCCGCGCAGCGCATCCGGCTCTTTCGTTTCGTGCGCGCCATCAGCAAGTGGTCGATGGCCGACGTCTTTGCCGTGGGGATGCTGATCGCGCTGCTCGCCGCCAAGGGCACCGCCAATCTCTCGGCGGTGGCCGGGCAGGGCTTCTACTTCTTTGCCGCGTACTGCCTCGTCTCCAACCTCGCCTTCCAGCTTCTCGAGCTCGACGACCCGCAGGCTACTTCTTCGGCGTGA